A stretch of the Melanotaenia boesemani isolate fMelBoe1 chromosome 24, fMelBoe1.pri, whole genome shotgun sequence genome encodes the following:
- the nhsl1a gene encoding NHS-like protein 1 isoform X2, whose translation MVIPPRIVSNGLIQQGCSKPRPPSPTFPTFSGLDQSEGSTRRRWRDKSRKMSSASSDEDERFFLNNMRPMTPLVLNPVSATSSWDGFSPTYESTVDMEIEPIQRLPTPEERMRQQAEAVAADIVPINVTGESFDRQASFRKILSNNDSLTHRPRKLSRRRTLSEIPGDVIPKPTVHMDLPGQFSTVGRPVPSTSSRHTKVDEGAKQETRKEGQLTARKIRAPRGEMSSLMASLTTSPRIKKHPTSCSSSSEIHKPPHLAANSSLDSEVSCNSASYRTLSASSSSTFQDGQGFPSDLQPLLPFDPTARVIPQSPSSSYYPSSPITYSVPDTRCHGLQSEWSYPSDRPLSEDLSSSHYPSSSSIADSVSQFSYQAMDDQTTTQQDSQSFYDGSSCSGERWSYRPLTPSSSIHSSNIQETRCVSEEGWSCDPLLSSGRSTPSCTDSNSLCSEQMSCSPSLRRKFSTSSYYSSSIYLRKSKRPPPPPLRSDSLRRRSGCSKPSRSSPSPRLDLSPHLERNMLHSPTSSPQAFHDPWVLRSTTKRRQSGVNCGTVTTFEPLTSADSALCSPNSTSSGHMPAITPGSPGPKDEGLRLPFSHHPPDSSMAGLQRLTSPSSGYSSQSNTPTPGTPVSSPLNPSSPLTPSPGVFSLPPASPFSSSCSSSFPLSPTTSSLPRTRSRGEGRPKPPVPERKSSLLSSLSSSFSSSSSLSSYTSSDSSARHPLLPPPPPPPPLPQFSSTSPPSAPPPPPISKICLPSAPPSFAKHSVAPPLPLPPPPLPPPPLPQSFSLVAALPPPPPPPPLPQSSSLVPALPPPPPLPQFSSPPSAPPPPPISKICFPSAPPSFAKHSVAPPLPPPPPPLPQSSSLVPALPPLPPPPPLPQSSSLVPALPPPPAPPPLPQSSSLVPASPPPPPSLPQFCLPAVPSFTRPLFASNPLPPPASSSLQPLSLPTPPPLPPSIRPPPPPYSYAVRKIMPSNFPPPPTSPPPPFISEPSDMPDLPPPPPLPDVPPPVPNMSADGGVQVATPPCLLVTSQALQGVRLRSVRNQEVLQAKTNSADAALHSQAATSAASTKQSEEAQLDCPVLDEAILHCKDNTDLNSPSAKSQLAICNVACSEANGLLANAHYPVSTKVKQPRPNCNNQAMTGSHINASNYFNNQRVKGSLFIQSSTGTTPDTQSSKQERQDLDINPTQVSSPVSPWVKICHDTDTNVQTPPLEHQITAAELTEPANKRSENRMELSESKKEEKTLSLRAADGDSVFTDVKHNKQDFTPGTPRKLRSPEKPLPPKKPDLCILGLMASPKTRKGQSVRNSSGQITSPSHGLDGPSQLPDGSVCTPLCTQATHKTPSLESIGDKPITPAGSMNATPSPASSPKRQKPQILPKKPDLSLTSPKTAKQVFVLKTTESKLKGTTEAGSISQTQTTMGSSSTLETMGNIMAKDTFNEMSCTLGPTDIYDNFGPTEINGLETSGAHVTTSTWTVGAHSGVIEPISGGVIETRLYRDEEKTFYRRMMRSSLAEDEKEDEEERAEERGTKTTMMMVMSSSNKKDKAKRRKRRLGRQLLMMSSTMKPAPSSSSSSSSSSSSSEDEQDVMKVRRERLRMIKACNQETSDSESSCAVIGQSRFSLSSALSTDSLRGELSLPDLLIQEPDEEEEEKGKEGAQRIDEEAKEARRSLDDDVFVSVSADQMFVSGRPRTTEDLFAVIHRSKRKILGRRDIEQDRNRVFSSSSHSLESRVDPPSQQTRPASHRSHRSVRSESFKALLLRKGSQSDSSCRISAVERLRVVVAPSAATDLQVARLPPPSPVTPVNSSHMVANISTPLHLGVQVPPSASCSLSMMVGCRRQVQTHNHLVLTSSSSPFLVLSSVHMRPRSLTPPCSASRHFAARCRLFAAPMTAIFEGEGEEEDGEVLVQSPGGSGDSSPRLVDFS comes from the exons ATGGTCATCCCTCCTAGGATCG TGTCTAACGGGCTGATTCAGCAAGGCTgctctaagccccgcccacccagcccCACCTTCCCCACGTTCTCTGGCCTCGACCAATCAGAGGGCAGCACACGCAGGCGATGGCGGGACAAAAGCAGGAAGATG TCATCAGCCTCTTCTGACGAAGACGAGAGGTTCTTCCTGAACAATATGCGACCCATGACCCCACTGGTCCTGAACCCCGTCAGCGCCACCTCTAGCTGGGACGGGTTTTCTCCGACCTACGAATCAACGGTCGATATGGAGATTGAGCCAATTCAGCGGCTTCCGACTCCAGAAGAGAGGATGAGGCAGCAGGCGGAGGCGGTTGCAGCTGATATAGTTCCCATCAATGTAACAG GTGAGAGTTTTGATCGTCAGGCCAGTTTTCGGAAAATACTGTCTAACAACGACTCACTGACCCACCGACCTCGTAAGCTGAGCCGCCGCAGGACACTCTCTGAAATCCCAGGAGACGTCATCCCCAAACCCACGGTCCACATGGATCTTCCTGGTCAGTTCTCCACGGTAGGGCGACCCGTGCCCTCGACCTCCAGTCGGCACACTAAGGTGGACGAGGGAGCGAAGCAAGAAACCAGAAAGGAGGGGCAGCTAACAGCAAGGAAGATCCGAGCCCCCAGAGGAGAGATGTCCAGCCTCATGGCCTCCCTTACCACCTCCCCACGTATAAAAAAACACCCCACCTcatgctcctcctcctctgagaTCCACAAACCCCCTCATTTGGCAGCCAACTCCTCGCTGGACTCTGAGGTCAGTTGTAACAGCGCCTCCTACAGGACACTCagtgcctcctcctcctctacctTCCAG GATGGACAAGGTTTTCCGAGTGACCTCCAGCCCCTGCTGCCCTTTGACCCCACTGCCAGAGTCATACCACagtctccttcctcctcttatTACCCTTCCTCCCCCATCACCTACTCTGTCCCAGACACCCGCTGTCACGGGCTGCAGTCTGAGTGGTCTTACCCTAGTGACAGACCCCTGAGTGAGGATCTTTCCTCCTCTCActacccctcctcctcctctattGCAGATTCAGTTTCTCAGTTCAGCTACCAGGCCATGGACGATCAGACCACCACCCAGCAGGATTCTCAGTCCTTCTACGATGGCAGCTCTTGTAGTGGGGAGAGGTGGAGCTACAGGCCCCTCACCCCCAGCTCCAGCATCCACAGCAGCAACATCCAGGAGACGAGATGCGTCTCCGAGGAAGGTTGGAGCTGTGATCCCCTGCTGTCCTCCGGTCGATCCACCCCTTCCTGCACTGACAGTAACTCGCTGTGCTCAGAACAGATGAGCTGCTCCCCCTCTCTAAGAAGAAAGTTCAGCACTTCTTCTTACTACTCCAGCAGCATCTACCTGCGCAAATCAAAGCGCCCGCCTCCTCCACCACTGCGCTCGGACTCCTTGAGGCGCAGGTCAGGTTGCAGCAAGCCTTCCCGCTCCTCGCCAAGCCCACGTCTGGACCTTAGCCCCCATCTGGAACGCAACATGCTGCACTCACCAACATCTTCTCCTCAGGCCTTCCACGACCCCTGGGTCCTGCGAAGCACCACTAAAAGACGGCAGAGTGGGGTGAACTGTGGGACAGTCACAACCTTTGAGCCTTTAACCTCTGCTGATTCCGCCCTTTGCAGTCCCAACTCGACCAGCTCAGGCCACATGCCTGCCATCACGCCTGGGTCTCCAGGTCCAAAGGATGAAGGACTCAGACTTCCTTTCAGCCACCATCCCCCTGACTCCTCCATGGCCGGGCTTCAGCGCCTCACATCTCCATCCAGCGGTTATTCCAGCCAGTCTAACACCCCCACCCCTGGGACTCCAGTGTCCTCCCCCCTCAACCCGTCCTCCCCTCTCACACCTAGCCCTGGAGTTTTCTCCCTGCCCCCAGCCTCCCCTTTCTCCTCTTCATGCTCCTCGTCCTTCCCTCTGtcccccaccacctcctctctgCCCAGGACAAGGTCTCGGGGAGAAGGGAGGCCGAAGCCACCAGTGCCAGAGAGGAAGTCATcgctcctctcctccctctcttcctcgttttcctcctcctcctccctctcttcttACACTTCCTCTGACTCCTCAGCGAGACatcctctccttcctcctccacctcccccaCCTCCTCTTCCACAGTTTTCATCAACTTCACCTCCTtctgctcctccacctcctcccatCTCCAAAATTTGCCTCCCTTCTGCTCCTCCTTCTTTTGCCAAACACTCTGtagctcctcctcttcctcttcctcctcctcctcttcctcctccacctcttcctcaGTCTTTCTCTCTTGTGGCTGCTttacctcctccacctcctcctccacctcttcctcaGTCTTCCTCTCTTGTGCCTGCTTTACCTCCCCCACCTCCTCTTCCACAGTTTTCATCACCTCCTtctgctcctccacctcctcccatCTCCAAAATTTGCTTCCCTTCTGCTCCTCCTTCTTTTGCCAAACACTCTGtagctcctcctcttcctcctcctcctccacctcttcctcaGTCTTCCTCTCTTGTGCCTGCTTTAcctcctctacctcctcctccacctcttcctcaGTCTTCCTCTCTTGTGCCTGCTTtacctcctccacctgctcctccacctcttcctcaGTCTTCTTCTCTTGTGCCtgcttcacctcctcctcctccttccctccCCCAGTTCTGCCTCCCAGCTGTTCCATCTTTTACCAGACCTCTTTTTGCTTCcaatcctcttcctcctccagcttcctcctctCTCCAACCCCTATCCCTGCCCACGCCTCCTCCTCTACCTCCTTCCATCCggcctcctcctcccccttaCTCCTACGCTGTGAGGAAGATCATGCCATCCAACTTCCCTCCTCCCCCAACTTCCCCACCTCCTCCCTTCATTTCAGAACCTTCAGACATGCCtgaccttcctcctcctcctcctctgcctgaTGTCCCTCCACCAGTCCCTAACATGTCTGCAGATGGTGGTGTTCAAGTAGCTACGCCTCCCTGCCTCCTGGTCACTTCTCAAGCTTTGCAGGGTGTCAGACTTCGCTCTGTCAGGAACCAGGAAGTCCTGCAAGCTAAAACTAACTCAGCTGATGCTGCGCTCCATAGCCAAGCTGCTACGTCGGCAGCTAGCACTAAGCAAAGTGAGGAGGCTCAGTTGGACTGCCCTGTGTTGGATGAAGCTATCCTTCACTGCAAGGACAACACTGACTTAAACTCTCCTAGTGCAAAATCACAACTAGCCATCTGCAATGTAGCTTGCAGTGAGGCTAACGGATTACTGGCTAACGCTCACTACCCAGTCAGCACCAAAGTAAAGCAGCCAAGACCCAATTGCAACAACCAAGCGATGACTGGGTCCCACATTAATgcatcaaattattttaacaaccaGAGAGTAAAAGGCAGCTTATTTATCCAGAGTAGTACTGGTACTACACCAGATACCCAGTCCAGTAAACAAGAAAGACAGGATTTAGACATAAATCCCACTCAAGTCTCCAGTCCTGTGAGTCCTTGGGTCAAAATATGTCATGATACTGACACAAATGTCCAAACTCCTCCCCTAGAACATCAGATAACAGCAGCCGAGTTAACAGAACCTGCAAATAAAAGAAGCGAAAACCGGATGGAGCTGtcagaaagcaaaaaagaagaaaaaactctgAGTCTCCGTGCAGCTGATGGAGATTCAGTCTTTACTGATGTGAAACACAATAAGCAGGACTTTACACCGGGTACCCCGAGGAAGCTCCGCTCGCCTGAGAAGCCACTTCCACCAAAGAAGCCTGATCTCTGCATTCTGGGTTTAATGGCATCCCCCAAGACCAGAAAAGGGCAGAGTGTTCGCAACAGCAGTGGTCAGATCACATCACCTTCTCATGGGCTTGACGGCCCATCACAGCTTCCCGATGGTTCTGTCTGCACACCGCTGTGCACACAAGCAACCCATAAAACACCATCACTGGAGAGCATTGGGGACAAACCAATAACGCCTGCTGGCTCGATGAATGCCACACCCTCACCTGCCAGCTCCCCAAAGCGGCAGAAGCCTCAGATTTTGCCCAAGAAGCCAGATCTCTCACTGACATCtccaaaaacagcaaaacaagtCTTTGTATTGAAAACTACTGAAAGTAAACTCAAAGGGACGACTGAGGCCGGTAGCATTTCACAGACTCAGACCACCATGGGGTCCAGTAGCACCTTAGAAACTATGGGCAATATAATGGCTAAAGACACTTTCAATGAGATGAGTTGCACCTTAGGGCCCACGGATATCTATGACAACTTTGGCCCCACTGAGATTAATGGGCTGGAAACCTCAGGAGCCCATGTAACTACCTCCACCTGGACAGTTGGAGCCCACAGTGGGGTAATAGAGCCTATCTCTGGTGGAGTCATTGAGACAAGACTTTATCGGGATGaggagaaaacattttataggAGGATGATGAGGTCGTCGCTAGCTGAAGATGAaaaggaagatgaggaggagagggCCGAAGAGAGAGGGACGAAGACAACCATGATGATGGTCATGTCATCATCCAACAAAAAGGACAAAgcaaagagaaggaaaaggaggCTGGGCAGGCAGCTGCTGATGATGTCATCAACCATGAAGCCTGccccctcatcatcatcatcgtcctcatcttcatcatcctcatccgAGGATGAGCAAGATGTGATGAAAGTCAGGAGAGAGCGGCTGAGAATGATTAAAGCATGCAATCAAGAGACGAGTGACTCGGAAAGTTCCTgcgctgtgattggtcagagcAGGTTCTCGCTCAGCAGCGCGCTGTCCACTGACAGCCTGCGGGGGGAGCTATCACTGCCTGACCTCCTGATCCAGGAGCCagacgaggaagaggaggagaaaggaaaagagggagCACAGAGGATAGACGAAGAGGCCAAGGAGGCCAGGAGAAGTCTAGATG ATGACGTGTTTGTCAGTGTCTCAGCAGACCAGATGTTTGTCTCTGGCCGACCACGAACCACAGAGGATCTGTTTGCTGTCATCCACAG gtCCAAAAGGAAGATACTTGGAAGAAGGGATATAGAACAAGATAGGAATCGtgtcttttcctcctcttcccacTCCTTGGAAAGTCGAGTTGACCCACCTTCTCAACAGACCCGACCAGCATCCCACCGGAGTCACAGGTCAGTGAGGAGCGAGAGCTTCAAGGCACTCCTGCTGAGGAAGGGCAGTCAATCCGATTCATCCTGTCGGATCTCAGCAGTTGAACGGCTTCGCGTCGTCGTGGCTCCATCTGCTGCCACGGACCTCCAGGTGGCACGGCTGCCTCCTCCATCACCAGTAACACCTGTAAACTCCTCCCACATGGTGGCTAACATCAGCACCCCCCTGCATCTGGGTGTCCAGGTGCCTCCCTCTGCATCTTGTTCTCTCTCCATGATGGTTGGATGTAGGCGACAAGTTCAGACGCACAATCACCTCGTcctcacctcctcttcctctcctttcttGGTCCTCTCCTCTGTCCATATGCGACCTCGCTCCCTCACTCCTCCCTGCTCTGCCAGTCGGCACTTCGCAGCTCGCTGCCGCCTCTTCGCCGCCCCCATGACGGCCATCTTTGAAGGGGAAGGCGAGGAAGAAGATGGGGAGGTATTGGTTCAATCTCCAGGAGGCAGCGGAGACTCCAGCCCGAGATTGGTTGACTTTTCTTGA